Proteins encoded in a region of the Candidatus Nezhaarchaeota archaeon genome:
- a CDS encoding NAD(P)/FAD-dependent oxidoreductase: MYDLESDVIIVGCGPAGIFTALELAKRSDLSIIMIDRGPDLEKRRCPSRIGYECANCSPCAMLCGWGGAGIFSDGKLTLSADVGGWLEEYIGRDELIKLVDYVDKMYLAFGAPTTLFGADMDVIERLQRRAQLAGLKLIPMKVRHLGTEKCFEVIKAMRDYLSQRVKILTEKTVQKILIDGSQVTGVKLADGTKIHAKYVVLAPGRSGAEWLKELSSELNFKTYNNPVDIGVRVEVPASVMEPLTKYLYEPKLLYYSKSFDDKIRTFCFNPYGEVITESYDGVVTVNGHSFLNKKTGNTNFAVLVSTSFTEPFKEPIAYGKYIARLANLLSGGIIVQRLGDLEEGRRSTQERIKRNIVEPTLKSATPGDLSFVLPYRYLTNILEMLQAMDKITPGVYSRYTLLYGVEVKFYSLRLELSKNLETKIENLYAAGDGAGITRGLIQASSSGVVVARSILQRENIPVPELNDESLPMKFPSKS, from the coding sequence ATGTACGACTTAGAGTCTGACGTAATTATAGTCGGCTGTGGTCCAGCTGGAATCTTCACAGCTCTTGAGTTAGCTAAGAGAAGTGACTTAAGTATCATAATGATCGATAGGGGACCTGATCTAGAAAAACGACGCTGCCCTTCAAGGATAGGTTATGAGTGTGCTAATTGTAGTCCTTGTGCTATGTTATGTGGTTGGGGTGGAGCAGGAATTTTTAGTGATGGAAAGCTGACATTGTCAGCCGATGTAGGTGGATGGTTAGAAGAGTACATAGGAAGAGATGAACTCATTAAGCTCGTAGACTATGTCGATAAAATGTACCTTGCATTTGGTGCTCCAACAACACTATTTGGTGCCGATATGGATGTGATAGAGCGACTTCAAAGACGTGCACAACTAGCGGGATTGAAACTCATACCGATGAAGGTCAGACACCTGGGTACCGAAAAGTGCTTTGAAGTAATTAAAGCGATGAGAGACTATCTATCACAGAGGGTAAAGATTCTTACTGAGAAAACTGTTCAGAAAATCCTCATAGATGGCTCTCAAGTAACTGGAGTGAAATTGGCTGATGGAACTAAGATTCATGCTAAGTATGTTGTGTTAGCTCCAGGAAGAAGTGGAGCTGAATGGCTAAAAGAGCTCTCATCAGAGTTGAACTTCAAGACCTACAATAACCCTGTTGATATAGGGGTTAGAGTTGAGGTGCCAGCATCAGTTATGGAACCCTTAACAAAGTACCTTTATGAGCCCAAACTACTCTACTACTCAAAAAGCTTTGACGATAAGATCAGAACATTCTGCTTTAACCCTTACGGAGAGGTAATAACAGAATCCTATGACGGTGTGGTGACGGTCAACGGTCACAGCTTTCTTAATAAGAAGACTGGAAACACCAACTTCGCCGTTCTCGTTAGTACATCCTTCACAGAACCCTTCAAGGAGCCCATAGCTTATGGCAAGTACATAGCCCGTTTAGCAAATCTATTAAGCGGGGGCATCATAGTTCAAAGACTTGGAGACCTTGAGGAGGGTAGGAGGTCAACCCAAGAAAGGATAAAGAGAAATATAGTCGAGCCAACGCTAAAGTCAGCCACACCAGGCGACCTCAGCTTTGTCCTACCATACAGGTATCTTACAAATATACTTGAAATGCTTCAGGCAATGGATAAAATAACTCCAGGAGTATATTCAAGGTATACACTACTGTATGGTGTTGAGGTGAAATTCTACTCTTTAAGGCTTGAGTTGAGTAAGAACCTTGAGACCAAGATCGAAAACTTATACGCAGCAGGCGATGGTGCTGGCATTACAAGAGGCCTAATTCAGGCATCATCCTCAGGAGTTGTAGTCGCTAGAAGCATACTTCAGAGAGAGAACATCCCAGTTCCAGAGCTTAATGATGAGAGCTTACCTATGAAGTTTCCATCCAAGTCGTAA
- a CDS encoding DUF1512 domain-containing protein, producing MWRRTGLVMAIFGEIRQLIPTGVDYTYILVYVATLLFFILLWTFIGQRYQFYLWLRDAEKATMKLEVMAKKSKEMLINAIKELGKPDKDPAGDVERFMDFFIIEPVDRDPFGVLKRLEHILDVEREKFKDIVAKVAPNADSEEKANIESSFAATLAVNYIYKVVRHYTLLGKKTKSMLIIMQIAYNLPIIMRLAEAYFNSLDSFIKGIPIGDGIGPLVAAKLMRGRPYKDVGDEVVAAEVPFEGRLLVIVKAMGPGGRVGKPGEAIAKLARQYKDTLRRIITVDAAVKMEGENTGQIAEGVGAAIGDPGPEKYKIEQVALELGVGLDAIVIKQGFNEALTVMRKEIAEAADKVIEVIKRVVREKVPEGSVAIVAGIGNTIGVGNG from the coding sequence ATGTGGAGAAGAACTGGGTTGGTGATGGCTATTTTTGGTGAGATCAGACAATTAATACCAACGGGAGTTGATTACACTTACATATTAGTGTATGTAGCAACATTATTGTTTTTTATCCTGCTATGGACATTCATAGGTCAAAGGTATCAATTTTACTTATGGCTTCGTGATGCCGAAAAAGCAACTATGAAGTTGGAGGTTATGGCCAAAAAGAGCAAAGAAATGCTCATAAACGCTATAAAAGAGTTGGGGAAGCCTGATAAGGATCCTGCGGGGGACGTCGAGAGGTTCATGGACTTCTTCATTATAGAGCCTGTCGACAGGGATCCCTTTGGTGTTTTAAAGAGGTTGGAGCACATACTTGATGTTGAGAGGGAAAAGTTTAAAGATATAGTGGCAAAAGTCGCACCCAATGCTGATAGTGAAGAGAAAGCAAACATAGAATCTTCGTTTGCAGCCACATTAGCTGTTAATTACATATACAAGGTAGTTAGGCATTACACTTTACTTGGGAAGAAAACTAAGAGCATGTTGATAATTATGCAAATAGCGTATAACTTGCCGATAATAATGAGGTTAGCTGAGGCTTACTTTAATTCGTTAGATTCATTTATAAAGGGTATACCAATTGGTGACGGCATAGGTCCTTTAGTTGCGGCTAAGCTAATGAGGGGGCGACCATACAAGGATGTTGGAGATGAGGTTGTTGCTGCTGAAGTGCCATTTGAAGGTAGGCTTCTTGTGATCGTAAAGGCGATGGGACCTGGAGGTAGAGTCGGTAAGCCCGGTGAGGCCATAGCTAAGCTCGCGCGACAGTATAAGGATACCTTAAGAAGAATAATAACCGTCGATGCTGCAGTTAAAATGGAGGGTGAGAATACAGGGCAAATAGCTGAAGGTGTTGGTGCTGCGATAGGTGATCCAGGACCGGAAAAGTACAAGATAGAGCAAGTAGCATTGGAGTTAGGTGTTGGCTTAGATGCGATAGTCATTAAGCAAGGATTTAATGAGGCGTTAACAGTTATGAGGAAGGAAATCGCGGAGGCCGCGGATAAGGTTATTGAGGTAATAAAGCGAGTTGTAAGGGAGAAGGTGCCGGAGGGTTCCGTTGCAATAGTAGCGGGTATAGGCAACACAATAGGTGTTGGTAATGGTTAG
- a CDS encoding metallophosphoesterase: MVKVKFIPNTPASLITTNRGREILTISDLHIGVEYELETLGFKLPSQTQRVIKALSELLSATKPDVLAILGDLKHKIGGFNGKVRREVQDLIRAIMSWGGEVVIIMGNHDGSLKKLGHMGIAIHRSTGVSIDDVSLIHGNAWPHPSLLAGRILLMGHLHPILPRRLGARKVWVIYYIGRKLKERMRRLFGVDININRLIVHPAYSNYSCYGELSEESFRRLSPLFRKLINPARGYIYDLDGNFIGKLSSLSSGTGMFSL; this comes from the coding sequence ATGGTTAAGGTAAAATTCATACCAAACACTCCCGCATCACTTATTACCACAAATCGAGGTAGAGAGATCTTAACAATATCTGACTTGCATATAGGAGTTGAGTATGAACTTGAGACCCTCGGGTTCAAGCTACCATCACAAACTCAGAGGGTAATTAAAGCCTTATCCGAGCTCTTATCAGCAACTAAACCTGATGTGCTAGCAATCTTGGGAGATCTTAAGCATAAAATTGGGGGGTTTAACGGGAAGGTAAGGCGTGAGGTTCAGGACTTAATTCGAGCCATAATGAGCTGGGGTGGGGAAGTCGTAATAATAATGGGTAACCATGATGGGTCGCTGAAGAAGCTAGGGCATATGGGGATTGCAATACATCGGTCGACTGGAGTCTCAATAGATGATGTCTCTCTAATTCATGGTAATGCTTGGCCGCATCCATCCTTGCTTGCAGGGAGAATCCTTTTAATGGGGCATTTACACCCGATTTTACCCAGACGGTTGGGGGCACGTAAAGTATGGGTAATTTACTATATTGGCAGGAAGCTTAAGGAGAGGATGCGTAGACTTTTTGGTGTAGACATCAACATCAATAGGTTAATAGTTCATCCGGCTTACAGCAACTACTCGTGCTATGGTGAATTGAGTGAAGAGTCATTTCGAAGATTAAGCCCTCTTTTCAGGAAGCTCATAAATCCCGCAAGAGGCTACATTTACGACTTGGATGGAAACTTCATAGGTAAGCTCTCATCATTAAGCTCTGGAACTGGGATGTTCTCTCTCTGA
- the map gene encoding type II methionyl aminopeptidase: protein MLNEEELKYLRKAGKAVSDTLRMVVYKVHEGMPLIELCELVEKTIRSLNCEPAFPCNVSINSIAAHYTSYLSDTSVVPPKSLVKIDVGAHVNGFIADAAVTIALSDEYEPLIRAAEKALNVAIDNIRPGVKVGVIGSLIESTIRSFGLRPIRNLSGHMLAQYTLHGEKVIPNVSTETKTSIEPFEVYAIEPFVTNGFGLVVSSPGTYIFRYISPRNVGKHDKEILKAIWARFKSLPFCDRWVKDLITGNPLAKLLELASKASLHGYNVLVEKGRGLVAQAEHTVIVHEDGVEVTTSL from the coding sequence GTGCTCAATGAGGAGGAGTTGAAGTACCTAAGAAAGGCGGGTAAAGCGGTGTCAGATACCTTAAGGATGGTAGTATACAAGGTTCATGAGGGCATGCCATTAATTGAACTCTGCGAGTTAGTCGAAAAGACAATAAGATCTCTTAACTGTGAACCAGCCTTTCCATGCAATGTATCAATAAATAGCATAGCTGCACACTACACCTCATACTTAAGTGATACCTCTGTTGTACCCCCGAAAAGCTTAGTTAAAATAGACGTAGGCGCACACGTCAATGGCTTCATAGCCGATGCTGCTGTAACTATAGCCTTATCGGATGAATATGAGCCATTAATCCGTGCAGCAGAGAAAGCACTAAATGTGGCAATAGATAACATTAGACCAGGGGTAAAAGTAGGGGTTATAGGCTCCCTCATAGAATCAACAATAAGAAGCTTTGGTCTTAGACCTATCAGAAACCTATCAGGCCATATGCTTGCACAGTATACTTTGCATGGAGAAAAGGTCATACCGAACGTGTCAACGGAGACTAAGACCTCAATAGAACCCTTTGAAGTTTACGCCATAGAGCCATTCGTAACAAACGGCTTTGGATTAGTTGTAAGCTCACCTGGAACCTACATATTCCGCTACATAAGCCCAAGAAACGTTGGGAAACACGATAAGGAGATTTTAAAAGCCATTTGGGCTCGCTTCAAAAGCTTACCCTTCTGTGATAGGTGGGTTAAAGACTTAATAACCGGTAACCCTCTTGCTAAACTCCTAGAGTTAGCATCTAAAGCCTCACTCCACGGCTACAATGTACTAGTTGAGAAGGGAAGAGGACTTGTCGCTCAAGCTGAGCACACAGTCATAGTCCACGAGGATGGAGTTGAGGTAACAACGAGCCTTTAA
- the pyrB gene encoding aspartate carbamoyltransferase: MPSPLHGRDIISIKDVTKDEIYAIFKEANLLEVNAKSKSDILKGKVMALMFFEPSTRTRLSFEVAMKRLGGDVIGFEEPSMTSMAKGESLIDTAKVLESYADIIVVRHPYEGAAKAIADVVEVPVINAGSGALSHPTQTLIDLYTIWREKGRIDGLTILLLGDLKYSRAVRSLVYGLLNFDVNLLLVSPKYLMLREEVREDLKSSGISYVELTSLTPEVVGKADVVYVTRIQKERFADPMDYERVKGSYKLTLSHLQYAKEDLIILHPLPRVDEMDIEIDRTPYAKYFKQVYYGLLIRMALLKMILT; encoded by the coding sequence TTGCCCTCACCTCTACATGGACGAGATATAATTTCGATCAAGGACGTCACAAAGGATGAAATCTATGCTATATTTAAAGAGGCTAATCTACTTGAAGTCAATGCCAAGTCAAAAAGCGATATACTTAAAGGAAAGGTTATGGCACTGATGTTCTTTGAGCCCAGTACAAGGACTCGACTAAGTTTTGAGGTCGCTATGAAGAGACTAGGTGGTGATGTCATAGGCTTTGAGGAGCCATCAATGACTTCAATGGCCAAAGGCGAGAGCTTAATAGATACTGCTAAGGTCCTCGAGAGCTATGCTGACATAATTGTTGTAAGACATCCATATGAAGGTGCTGCTAAAGCGATAGCTGATGTCGTTGAAGTGCCGGTTATAAATGCTGGTTCAGGTGCTTTATCGCATCCAACTCAGACATTGATAGACCTCTACACAATATGGAGAGAGAAAGGGAGGATAGATGGACTAACGATTTTACTGCTTGGAGACCTTAAGTACAGCCGAGCAGTACGATCATTAGTCTATGGGTTACTTAACTTCGATGTCAACTTACTGCTTGTTTCTCCAAAGTACTTAATGTTAAGAGAGGAAGTTAGAGAAGATCTTAAGTCATCAGGTATTTCTTACGTTGAACTCACCTCATTAACACCAGAAGTTGTGGGAAAAGCTGATGTCGTTTACGTGACTAGAATACAAAAGGAGAGGTTCGCTGACCCTATGGACTATGAAAGAGTAAAGGGTTCATATAAATTGACCTTAAGCCATCTTCAGTATGCTAAGGAAGACTTAATAATACTTCATCCTCTTCCAAGAGTTGATGAAATGGACATAGAAATAGATAGAACACCGTATGCTAAGTACTTTAAGCAAGTCTACTATGGCCTCTTAATTAGAATGGCGCTGTTGAAGATGATATTGACTTAA
- a CDS encoding phosphopantetheine adenylyltransferase, which translates to MGSADVKVKPFSLIAVGGTFDRLHRGHKELLRTAFKVGEKVIIGLTSDEMVARTKGNASISKFEDRKKGLEEWIEKEGLAKEADHEIVLINDVYGTAIYDNRLEALVVSEETYQRAITINKIRIERGLKPLIIIVMPMVLARDGKPISSTRIRRGEIDEEGELLLKSVKANLRSP; encoded by the coding sequence GTGGGCTCAGCTGATGTAAAGGTTAAGCCATTTAGCCTCATAGCTGTAGGTGGTACTTTTGATAGGCTACATAGAGGACATAAAGAGCTGTTGAGAACCGCATTTAAGGTTGGCGAGAAGGTCATAATAGGTCTTACAAGCGATGAAATGGTTGCTAGGACTAAAGGAAACGCTTCAATAAGTAAGTTTGAAGATAGGAAAAAAGGGCTAGAGGAGTGGATTGAGAAAGAGGGGTTAGCAAAAGAGGCTGATCATGAGATAGTTCTGATCAACGATGTTTATGGTACAGCTATCTATGACAATAGACTTGAGGCCCTGGTCGTAAGTGAAGAGACTTATCAAAGAGCTATTACGATAAATAAGATTAGGATTGAGAGGGGGCTTAAACCCCTTATCATCATCGTAATGCCTATGGTATTAGCTCGTGATGGTAAACCTATTTCATCTACAAGAATAAGGCGAGGGGAGATAGATGAAGAAGGTGAATTGTTGTTGAAGAGCGTTAAAGCAAACCTAAGATCTCCCTAG
- the trpS gene encoding tryptophan--tRNA ligase: MRDSRSTIIDPWGSTAIESYEKLFEEFGIQKIDTLVEKLPHKPSFIRRGIIFGHRDFERVVEAINGKQAFAVMSGIKPTGPLHVGTILTLREIIYFQQLGGVAFYCIADIEAYEDNGIPFEESERTSLDNLLDALALGLDPSRAYIYRQSKENDVKDLAFIFARSVTLSTIEAIYGARHMGLYLSALIQAGDILLPQLTRFGGPKPTVVPVGIDQDPHIRLCRDLAYKFREKYGFIPPSATYHMLIKGLDGSPKMSKRNPMSYFTLTEDIESIAYKLRNAFTGGRPTAKEQKVLGGEPEKCPIFDLYKFFFVEDDQKLLEVYYKCRNGEILCGEDKAFAVEVVTSFIKEHQRKRTSFIDKAREILGLL, encoded by the coding sequence TTGAGGGACTCAAGAAGCACCATCATAGACCCCTGGGGCTCAACAGCAATAGAGAGCTATGAAAAGTTATTTGAGGAATTCGGAATTCAGAAGATAGATACATTAGTTGAAAAGCTGCCTCACAAACCATCCTTTATTCGTAGAGGCATAATTTTTGGCCATAGAGACTTTGAGCGTGTAGTTGAAGCGATAAATGGGAAGCAAGCGTTTGCAGTAATGAGTGGCATTAAGCCGACAGGTCCTCTTCATGTTGGGACGATCTTAACCTTAAGGGAGATAATATATTTTCAACAACTAGGAGGTGTAGCCTTTTACTGCATAGCAGACATAGAAGCTTACGAGGATAATGGGATACCATTCGAAGAGAGCGAGAGGACATCATTAGATAATTTACTCGATGCATTAGCTCTTGGGTTAGACCCATCAAGAGCCTATATCTATCGACAGTCTAAAGAGAATGACGTTAAGGATTTAGCTTTCATCTTTGCTAGATCCGTTACTCTATCAACCATTGAAGCTATATATGGAGCAAGGCATATGGGTCTATACTTATCTGCTCTTATTCAAGCGGGTGATATACTACTTCCGCAACTTACGCGCTTTGGAGGACCAAAGCCAACAGTAGTCCCAGTTGGCATCGATCAAGACCCTCACATTAGGTTATGTAGAGACCTCGCCTATAAATTTAGGGAGAAGTACGGCTTTATACCACCGTCAGCCACCTACCACATGCTAATTAAAGGACTAGATGGTAGCCCCAAAATGAGCAAGAGGAACCCTATGAGCTACTTTACATTAACTGAGGACATAGAAAGCATAGCATACAAGTTAAGGAATGCGTTTACAGGCGGTAGGCCAACAGCAAAAGAGCAGAAAGTGCTAGGCGGTGAACCTGAAAAATGCCCAATATTTGATCTCTACAAGTTCTTTTTTGTAGAGGATGATCAGAAGCTACTCGAAGTTTACTATAAATGCAGGAATGGTGAAATACTCTGTGGTGAAGATAAGGCATTCGCAGTGGAGGTGGTAACATCATTCATAAAGGAACATCAGCGTAAAAGAACATCATTCATAGATAAAGCTAGGGAGATCTTAGGTTTGCTTTAA
- the pyrI gene encoding aspartate carbamoyltransferase regulatory subunit: protein MIEKELRVQKIKEGIVIDHLRAGSALKVLELLGITGKEGFVITVAMNVPSQKLGTKDIIKIEGRYLSPSEVSKVALLAPKATLNIIKDYKVEKKERLKFPEKIVGIVRCSNPTCVTNHEPHIQSRFSIISHDPLKIKCEYCETVMTQEEITKMLS, encoded by the coding sequence ATGATCGAGAAGGAACTCCGAGTCCAAAAGATAAAGGAGGGTATAGTTATAGATCACTTGAGAGCTGGCTCAGCTCTCAAGGTTCTTGAACTGCTAGGTATTACTGGGAAAGAAGGTTTTGTGATAACGGTGGCAATGAACGTACCAAGTCAAAAGCTAGGAACTAAAGATATAATAAAGATAGAAGGAAGATATCTGAGCCCATCTGAAGTAAGTAAGGTAGCATTACTTGCACCTAAAGCAACGCTAAACATTATAAAGGACTATAAGGTTGAAAAGAAGGAGAGGCTCAAGTTTCCAGAGAAGATAGTGGGGATTGTGAGGTGTAGTAATCCAACTTGTGTTACAAACCATGAACCCCACATTCAAAGTAGGTTCTCTATCATAAGTCATGACCCCTTAAAGATTAAATGCGAATATTGTGAGACTGTAATGACGCAAGAAGAGATAACTAAAATGCTGAGTTGA
- a CDS encoding phenylalanine--tRNA ligase subunit alpha has protein sequence MRGNVSVEEIKLSEGEVELLKRLREVGGRGVDVQKLAETSGLSLSSVMSYIEALGQKGLIEILTVEEEYVELTDEGKRYAIEGLPERRLAKKVMEAGGQVPLKSLKTMVDMKDEEIRVALGWIRKKCLGDVIVIDNKKVVRVQRLSESDPIEEWLKRVLVNGRVNSKELSQEVLMELKMRKLITMTPRKRIIVSMTDRCLEVIENVLSFKIVGALTADLIKSGEWRHVCLKPYDVSAEPPVIYPARKHFYAEFLDKVKRILVGMGFVEAEGPYVEMEFWNFDVLFQAQDHPAREIHDCFILSEPLRGKLPERELVERVKRVHEEKWGYSWSEEQASRLILRSHTTAVSARYLAKRPKPPVKMFCVSKVFRPDVIDATHFIEFTQVDGIYGDKGVNLRILLGILQDLVKRLGFKEIKFRPSYFPFTEPSIEGAVHHPQLGWIECLGAGMFRPEVLRSLGVDYPVAAWGIGIDRLAMAMLEISDIRELCSRDLRFLRSKMVMW, from the coding sequence ATGAGGGGTAATGTGTCAGTGGAGGAGATAAAGCTCTCAGAGGGCGAAGTGGAACTCTTAAAGCGCTTAAGAGAGGTTGGAGGAAGAGGTGTGGATGTGCAAAAGCTTGCAGAGACATCAGGTTTGAGTCTAAGCTCTGTCATGTCTTATATTGAGGCTCTAGGTCAAAAGGGTCTCATAGAGATTCTTACGGTAGAGGAGGAGTACGTTGAGTTAACAGACGAGGGCAAGAGATATGCCATAGAGGGTTTGCCTGAGAGGAGATTGGCAAAGAAAGTTATGGAGGCTGGAGGACAGGTCCCATTAAAGAGTTTGAAAACCATGGTAGATATGAAGGATGAGGAGATAAGAGTTGCATTGGGCTGGATCCGCAAGAAGTGTTTAGGAGACGTTATAGTGATCGACAACAAGAAGGTTGTTAGAGTACAACGTCTCAGTGAGAGTGATCCAATTGAAGAATGGTTGAAACGAGTATTAGTGAATGGAAGGGTTAACTCGAAAGAGTTATCTCAGGAAGTTTTAATGGAGTTGAAAATGCGGAAACTCATTACTATGACGCCTCGTAAGAGGATCATAGTCTCAATGACTGACCGCTGTCTAGAGGTTATAGAAAATGTTTTGAGCTTTAAGATTGTTGGAGCTCTTACTGCAGACTTAATTAAAAGTGGGGAGTGGAGACATGTATGCTTGAAGCCCTATGATGTGTCAGCAGAGCCGCCTGTTATTTATCCTGCACGAAAACACTTTTACGCAGAATTTCTTGATAAGGTTAAAAGAATATTGGTAGGAATGGGTTTTGTGGAGGCAGAAGGCCCCTACGTCGAAATGGAATTTTGGAATTTTGATGTGCTGTTTCAGGCTCAAGACCATCCTGCACGAGAAATCCATGACTGCTTTATACTTTCAGAGCCGTTAAGAGGTAAATTACCTGAAAGAGAGCTTGTTGAGAGGGTTAAGAGGGTGCATGAAGAGAAATGGGGTTATAGTTGGAGTGAGGAGCAAGCATCAAGACTTATACTTCGAAGTCACACAACAGCTGTTTCAGCGAGATATTTAGCAAAGAGGCCTAAACCACCTGTTAAGATGTTTTGCGTGTCGAAGGTCTTTAGACCAGACGTCATTGACGCTACTCACTTCATAGAGTTTACTCAAGTTGATGGAATCTATGGTGATAAAGGGGTAAACCTTAGAATATTGCTCGGGATCTTGCAAGATTTAGTTAAGAGATTGGGTTTTAAAGAAATTAAGTTTAGACCGAGCTACTTCCCATTCACTGAACCTAGCATTGAGGGTGCAGTACACCATCCACAACTCGGCTGGATAGAATGTCTCGGTGCTGGGATGTTTAGGCCTGAGGTGCTTAGAAGTCTTGGTGTAGACTATCCAGTTGCAGCATGGGGTATAGGGATAGATAGGCTAGCCATGGCAATGCTTGAAATTTCAGACATAAGAGAGCTTTGTTCTCGCGATCTAAGGTTTCTTAGAAGTAAGATGGTGATGTGGTGA
- a CDS encoding Lrp/AsnC ligand binding domain-containing protein yields MFYTLKITFLIMVEAYIHIRVEAGRGLDVIKQLKMLPEVKEVHPVTGPYDIIAKVEVANTKALAELLVSRIHKISGIRDTTTSIVLD; encoded by the coding sequence ATGTTTTATACCTTAAAAATTACATTCTTAATTATGGTTGAAGCCTACATACACATCAGGGTTGAAGCTGGCAGAGGTCTTGACGTAATAAAGCAGTTAAAAATGCTTCCTGAAGTAAAGGAGGTACATCCAGTAACCGGTCCCTATGACATTATAGCAAAAGTGGAAGTAGCTAATACGAAGGCGTTAGCAGAGCTTTTAGTGTCAAGGATTCACAAGATAAGCGGTATTAGGGACACCACAACATCAATAGTACTAGATTAA